Genomic DNA from Mucilaginibacter terrenus:
TCTTTAGAAGGACTGAAAGTGAAACTGGTTTTCACCGGTCCACCATCCTTAACCGTTTGGGAGTAGATATGCCAATCTTTATCAATCGTCGCTTTCAGATATACCACAGCTTCAGTTGCGCTAACCTTCTTGGCCGCATAAGACCACCTAACCGGATTTTCAATCTGTGCTTTAGCTCCAAATGCCATTAGAACGGCTACAACCGCTAACAATAATTTCTTCATTTGTCTTTATTTAAAAATTCTATCTCTTTTAAGTTATAAAGCTTCTCTTCACCGTTGCTTAGTACAACCAATTGCCCTATAACCGTTGCTCCGGTTATCTCGCCGGTAAAAACCTGGTTGTTTGACCTGAATAGATGCTCTTCGTTTAAACGGTACAAGCAAGCCAAATACTTTTCCCTTATAAAAGTTAAGTTTCCGGCTTTCAGTTTAAGGTACCAGCCCTCTATATGGCTGCAAATTTGCGATAATATCTGCTGCAATTCATAATCCCTTTGTAATATCTGGCGAATGGAAACTGGAGCGCCTGACTCGACAGGAAAGTTATCCTGGTTAACATTTATGCCAATGCCAATTACCGAACTCTTGATTTGTCCGCCTTGTATCATATTTTCAATCAGCATTCCGCCTAGTTTCCTGTCGCCAAAGTAAATATCATTTGGCCATTTTATCTTTAATCTGTCACGCAACAGGGGGTATAAAGCGTCATAAACACCTAAGCTAATTGCTC
This window encodes:
- a CDS encoding biotin--[acetyl-CoA-carboxylase] ligase, encoding MSLKEVDSTNNYLKDMLSNSKPVPEGTVIMAETQFAGRGQQNNVWHAQPGKNLTFSLLLKPSFISPQQQFDLTRAISLGVYDALYPLLRDRLKIKWPNDIYFGDRKLGGMLIENMIQGGQIKSSVIGIGINVNQDNFPVESGAPVSIRQILQRDYELQQILSQICSHIEGWYLKLKAGNLTFIREKYLACLYRLNEEHLFRSNNQVFTGEITGATVIGQLVVLSNGEEKLYNLKEIEFLNKDK